One genomic window of Bacillus mycoides includes the following:
- the ptsP gene encoding phosphoenolpyruvate--protein phosphotransferase: protein MTLNIQGIAASSGIAIAKAFRLENPEFNIEKKSITNEAAEIARLDAALEKAKSELEAIKDHAFAELGADKAAIFEAHLLVLNDPELVNPVKDKVNSEKVNAEFAMDEVASMFISMFENMDNEYMKERAADIRDVTKRVLAHLLGINFSNPGTISEEVIIIAEDLTPSDTAQLNRKYAKGFTTDIGGRTSHSAIMARSMEIPAVVGTKVVMEKIQNGDIVIIDGLDGEVIVNPCEETLRAFEEKKAKFEEQKAVWAKLKDQATVTSDGHHVELVANIGTPNDVQGIIDNGGEGVGLYRTEFLYMGRDNLPTEEEQFGAYKAVLEGVKEGQPVVVRTLDIGGDKELPYLHLPKEMNPFLGYRAIRLCLDEQDVFRTQLRALLRASVYGNLKIMFPMIATLDEFRQAKAILLEEKERLVQAGTTISDSIEVGMMVEIPASAVLADQFAKEVDFFSIGTNDLIQYTMAADRMNEQVAYLYQPYNPSILRLVKMVIDAAHKEGKWAGMCGEMAGDSLAIPLLLGLGLDEFSMSATSILPARTQLSKLSKAEMETLAEKALTMSTAEEVVELVKSI from the coding sequence GGATTGCTATTGCAAAGGCTTTCAGACTTGAGAATCCTGAATTTAACATTGAAAAGAAATCAATTACAAACGAAGCTGCTGAAATTGCACGCTTAGACGCTGCGCTTGAGAAAGCAAAATCTGAACTAGAAGCTATTAAGGACCACGCTTTTGCTGAGCTAGGTGCTGATAAAGCTGCTATCTTTGAAGCACATTTATTAGTATTAAATGATCCGGAATTAGTAAATCCAGTAAAAGATAAAGTAAATAGCGAAAAAGTAAATGCTGAATTTGCAATGGATGAAGTTGCATCAATGTTTATTTCTATGTTTGAAAACATGGATAACGAATACATGAAAGAACGTGCTGCGGATATTCGCGACGTAACAAAACGTGTTCTTGCACATTTACTAGGAATTAACTTCTCAAACCCTGGTACAATTTCTGAAGAAGTAATCATCATTGCTGAAGATTTAACACCATCTGATACAGCTCAGTTAAACCGTAAGTATGCAAAAGGTTTCACAACTGATATCGGTGGACGTACATCTCACTCTGCAATTATGGCTCGTTCTATGGAAATTCCAGCTGTTGTTGGTACGAAGGTTGTTATGGAGAAAATCCAAAACGGCGATATCGTAATCATTGACGGTTTAGATGGAGAAGTAATTGTAAACCCATGTGAAGAAACTCTTCGTGCTTTTGAGGAAAAGAAAGCGAAATTTGAAGAGCAAAAAGCTGTATGGGCAAAATTAAAAGATCAGGCTACTGTAACAAGTGATGGACATCATGTTGAGCTTGTTGCTAATATCGGAACACCAAATGATGTACAAGGTATTATCGATAATGGTGGAGAAGGCGTTGGTTTATACCGTACAGAATTCTTATACATGGGCCGTGACAATCTTCCAACAGAAGAAGAGCAGTTCGGAGCGTATAAAGCAGTTCTTGAAGGTGTAAAAGAAGGTCAACCTGTCGTTGTTCGTACACTTGACATCGGTGGAGATAAAGAGCTTCCATACTTACATTTACCAAAAGAAATGAACCCATTCTTAGGATACCGTGCAATTCGCTTATGTCTTGATGAGCAAGATGTGTTCCGTACACAACTTCGTGCATTACTTCGTGCTAGCGTATACGGTAACTTAAAAATTATGTTCCCAATGATTGCAACTCTTGATGAGTTCCGTCAAGCGAAAGCAATCTTATTAGAAGAGAAAGAAAGACTTGTTCAAGCGGGTACAACTATTTCTGATTCTATTGAAGTTGGTATGATGGTTGAAATTCCAGCTTCAGCAGTATTAGCAGATCAATTCGCAAAAGAAGTTGATTTCTTCTCTATCGGAACAAATGACTTAATCCAATACACAATGGCTGCAGACCGTATGAACGAACAAGTAGCTTACTTATACCAACCGTATAACCCATCTATTTTACGTCTTGTAAAAATGGTTATCGATGCTGCTCATAAAGAAGGCAAATGGGCTGGTATGTGTGGTGAGATGGCAGGAGATTCACTTGCTATCCCATTATTATTAGGCTTAGGTTTAGATGAGTTCAGTATGAGTGCAACATCTATTCTTCCTGCAAGAACACAACTAAGCAAGTTGTCAAAAGCAGAAATGGAAACATTAGCAGAAAAAGCATTAACAATGTCAACTGCTGAAGAAGTTGTTGAATTAGTTAAAAGCATATAA
- a CDS encoding DUF3915 family protein — protein MFGSFGCCDNFRECHHRERECDHREKEREREEVRPHRPAVCNVLATISVGTEISLLSIRGDGSFRNLIFEGFANGVALFSALARNNKDNNNNNNNKDDKNNQNSFTGILRVCPTDIVAIAI, from the coding sequence ATGTTTGGATCATTTGGATGCTGTGATAACTTTAGAGAATGCCATCATCGTGAAAGAGAGTGTGACCATCGCGAGAAAGAGAGAGAAAGAGAAGAAGTTAGACCACACCGACCTGCTGTATGTAACGTACTTGCTACCATTTCAGTTGGAACAGAAATTTCCCTTTTAAGCATTAGAGGCGATGGATCATTCCGTAATTTAATTTTTGAAGGTTTCGCTAACGGTGTTGCTCTTTTCTCTGCTTTAGCTCGTAATAACAAAGACAACAACAACAACAATAATAATAAAGACGATAAGAACAATCAGAATAGTTTTACTGGAATTTTACGTGTATGCCCAACTGATATCGTTGCAATCGCTATCTAA